The sequence GGAGATACTTATGTAATGCTTATATTTGCAGAGCTAACTCATTTAGAAGAAAAATTGCTTGCAAATTCTCTTGAAGGATACATAGAAGCACAAATACTGAGATGTGAAGACAGTACACTGTATTGCATAAAAACTTCTTGCCTGCCAGACAGTTCAAAGATTAAAAATGCTTTTCCTGATATCCCAATAGAAATTTTGCCGCCTGTTCTCCCGGTAGTTATGCACAAGGACAGAAAACCACAACTTTTCAAGAGCATGGAGGAGTGGCGCAGTAGAGCAATAGCTTGTGGTAATAGTATGAGTGCAGCAGCAATGCAATATGAGGTTAATTCATCATTATGGTCGAAAGAGCAAGTAGGCACATATATGCATAAAATTAAAGAAGTTTTATATCGCCAGATTACAGCAGCATATGAGGAAAACAGCGCTCCCCGCAATCCGTTTTATCGTTACGATGGTGAAATGTGGGATGAGTATCAGCATAAAAACAGGATATTAAGTGGTAATTTAATGGGTGAAGTTGTCAAAAGGGCTATCGGAGTAATCTCAAAAACACGGGGTGTTCCTATGGTTCCTGGACCCATGGGCACTGGAGGTGGATACCTGTTTTCTGCTGTATATTCAGTAAAAGAAGCTTACGGTTTCAGTGATGATGATTTAATCCGTGGGTTATTCGTGGCTGCAGGTATTGGAGCAATAGCTTATACCCATACCAATCCTACTGGTGAGGTAGTAGGTTGTGCTGGTGAATGCGGAGTATGTTGTGCAATGGCTTCCGCAGCAATAGTAGAGATGGCTGGTGGAAACGGTGAAGATATTGAAAATGCTGCATCCTTGGCGCTGCAAGCATTTTTCGGGTTACCCTGTGATCCTGTAATCGGGGGGTATGAGGCGCCATGTTTCAGCAGAGCAATATCCGCAGCAAGCATGTCGGTCATATTTGCCGATTTGGCTTTAGCTGGCTCAAAAGCTGTTATTCCTTACGATGAACTGCTAGTTGCCCTTGATAACTTAGGTAAAAGTATGTCCTCTGAGTTGCTTTGTACTTCGAAAGGTGGAGCTTGCACAACTCCCACAGCCAAAAGTTGTGAACTGAAATTTAGAGAATGGTTTGATAACAGAAATAAAATTCTTACATAACAATAGAGCATTCAGTTCGGAATAATAAAAATAGTGAGGGCTGAACAATGAAGAAAAGTTTTAATTTTAATATCTTACTTCCATTACTAGCACTAGTTACAACCTTATTAATTAGTAAACTAATTCCAGACAGTGCTGTAGGATACGGATCAATAATGTGGACACCCCTGCTTGCTGGGGCAACATTGATTTTTAGCTTACTCATAATATTTTCATTGAAGTTTAGCCGTTTGTATAAAGTGCTAGAACATAAATCACCCCTGCTTGCGGTAGCTATCTTATTCTTGACCTTATGGGAATTCTTAACCGCCAAAACTGCAATACTTCCATTGCCATATTTTCCTGCCCCCGGTCAGGTGATTGATGTGCTTGTAACGGATTGGAAACTGCTTTCTACAAGTGCGTATTATTCGTTGAAAATGCTGTTGACAGGATATGTTTTGGGAGCATTAGCGGGTTTGATAACTGGGATATTGATCGGGTGGAGCAAAAAGTGCAACTATTGGCTTGCACCATTGCAGAAAATTATCGGACCCATTCCGGCTACTGCATGGATTCCTATTGCTATGACCTTATTTCCTACAAGTTTTACGGCTAGTGTATTTATACTTGCACTGGCAGTATGGTTTCCCGTGACGGTAATGACCAGTTCAGGCATAGCTAATGTAAATAAATCGTATTTTGAAATGGCACAAACTTTAGGGGCAGATAAGACTTATCTAATATTTAGGGTTGCGCTGCCAGCTGCACTTCCTAATATTTTTATCGGCTTATTCATGGGGTTGGGCATGTCCTTTGTAACCCTAATAGTAGCCGAAATGCTGGGAGTAAAAGCGGGATTAGGTTGGTATATTAACTGGGCTCAAGGGTGGGCAGAATACAAGAAGGTTTATGCGAGTCTTGTAGTAATGGCTTTGATTTTTTCAACAATTATTACACTGTTGTTTAAAATTCGGGATAGAGTATTAATCTGGCAAAAGGGGTTGATCAAATGGTAAATGGAGTAGGTATGATCACCTTGAATGAGTTGAGCCGTGAATTTACAGACCAGAGCAAAAATAAAATTTTGGCCCTTGACAAGGTCAGCATAGAAATCAACCCGGGTGAATTTTTGTCTATTGTAGGCCCTAGTGGATGTGGCAAGTCTACCATGCTTCGGATTATTGGTGGACTTGACAAGCCAACGAACGGGAGTGTACTACTGGATGGAATTCCCGTCCAGGGACCCAGTTATGAACGAGGGATGGTATTCCAGGACCCAACCCTTTTTCCTTGGTTAAATGTACACGATAATATTGCCGCAGGTCTTGTTGCTAGAAAGGTATATAAAGCTAAAAAAGATGACGTAGCAGAATATATTGAACTTGTCGGGCTAAAAGGATTTGAAAAGGCTTACCCTCACCATTTGTCAGGAGGTATGGAACAGCGTGCGGCCATTGCCAGGTCACTGGTGAATCATCCTAAAGTGCTTCTGCTGGACGAACCCTTAGGCGCTTTGGATGCCTTTACGCGCATGTATATGCAGGATGAACTCTTACGAATTTGGCAGGAACGCCAAAATACAATGATTTTAGTTACGCATGATATTGACGAGGCAGTTTATCTTAGTGACAAGATATTGATCATGTCTCCCCGACCTGGACGTGTATCCAATATAATCAATGTGAATCTGCCCCATAAAAGAAAACGTAATAGTCCAGATTTTCTTAACCTACGGAATAAGATACTAGAAATGCTTCATTTTGTTAAAGAAGATGAGCCGCTTAGTTATTATTTATAAATAAAATTTGGGAAAGGAGGGACAGGTGGCTTTTGTATTTACGCATAAAGCGATTTAGATTTAATTAATTCTTTGAGATCTATAAAATTTCTTAGGAGGTATCTTATGAAGAAGAATAATATAATGATTGTAGCTCTTCTACTGGTCCTTACCTTAGTGCTCTCGGCTTGCGGCAGCAAGGCCACAGAAAACGGGATTAAACAAACGGAGGGCACAAACAGCGGTCAGCAGAGACAAAATCAAGAACTGGTAAAGGTTACCCTGGGGACATACAATGGTACATGTGAAGCACCTTTATATGTTGGTGTGGAAAATGGCATCTTTAAGAAATATGGTTTGGATGTTACATTGGTGAACATCAATGCTGAAACTCTCAAAGAAGGTTTAGCCTCAGGCAAAATCGATGGTGCCCAAATATCTCCTGGTTTGTTTAAAGCCATTGAGCAAGGAATGGACATAAAATTAACTAATGGTATACACACTGGATGTATCCAGGGCGTTGTAGCTAAAAATTCTCCCATCCAAGGTGTTAAAGACTTAAAGGGGAAAAAGGTGGGAATCGACTCCATCGGAGGTGTTCCTATGGTACTGCTATCCATTGATTTAGGTAAAGCAGGCATAGATCCTAAGAAGGATGTCGATTGGAGGGTATATCCTCAAGTTCAACTGCAACAGGCTCTTGAAAAAGGGGAGATAGATGCCTTTGTTGCTTGGGATCCATATGGTGCTTTGGCAATTTCAGGAGGTAAAGCACGGAAAATATTTGGTAACACTAATAAGCAACCTGGCGTAAAAGATAACTATTGTTGCTACACTGGGGTAAGCGGTAAGTTGGCCAAAGAAAAACCCGAGGTTGCAAAAAAAATCACGGCTGCATGGGCTGAGGCAACCCAATGGGTACAGGAGCATCCTCAAGAGGCTGCTAAGATAGCGGTAGACAAAAAATATGTAAGCAGTGGTAGCGAAGTGGAAAATAGCAAACTATTGGGTGATTATGAGTTTCTAGCCAATAAGGCAAAAGCAAAAATAGATTTTGAAAATACGCTAAATGCTATGAAAACCCAGGGTATACTCGATCCCGGTACCAATATAAAGAAACTTGTTCAGGATACATTTTTAGATTAAGGGTTGTAGTTGAATGAATAAGAAAAAGGTAATTGTTACTATTATTATATTGCTGTTGCTTATAGTTACTGGTATCTATATTGGTAAATCGTACTACAAAAAAAATATATTGTCGGGAAATACTTCATCACAGGTTACACATACAGTTAATAAGCAGGGTGCAGACTGTTGCAAGTAGAAGGAACCCGCTTGGAAACTGAAATAATTAGTGCATGATTTATTTATTGATTTCTCCTTCTATAACTAAAAGGGAATATTCCTTCATACTGTGTAACCGACCTTAAGTCGTCCAGTGAATCGGACGACTTAAGGTTTATTTTAAGTTAGATTTCATGGTAAAAATTATTGGGGGCTTTTTAGGTAGTTTGATGTAGAAAAATTCCATAGTATACTATATAATTTAAGCCAAGCAAAACAATGCGATTACTGTAATATAGAAAGTTAGGTGAAAAAAGTTGCCCATTAGAATACCAGATAACCTACCGGCGGCTGAAATTTTAACAAGAGAGAACATTTTTGTTATGACTGAAGGAAGGGCAATGCATCAGGATATTAGGCCCTTAAAAATTGCTATTCTAAATCTTATGCCTACAAAAATCATAACAGAAACTCAGCTCTTGCGCTTAATTGGCAATACTCCAATTCAGGTAGATGTAGAATTGCTGCATCCCAAAACTCATGTATCAAAAAACACACCTGAAGAACACTTGACAAACTTTTATAAAACCTTTGATGAAGTTAAGGATGATAAATTTGACGGATTGATTATAACTGGTGCTCCCGTTGAACAACTGGAATTTGATGAAGTTTCATATTGGAAGGAAATCCAGAAAATCATGGAATGGAGTACTCGTAATGTTTATTCCACTTTTCATACCTGCTGGGCTGCCCAGGCAGGTCTATACTACCATTATGGTATAAAAAAATATCCTTTGCAGAAAAAAATGTTCGGAATATTTTCTCATAAAGTAAATAAGCCTAACGCTATGCTGGTAAGAGGATTTGATGATGTTTTTGCTGCTCCCCATTCCAGGCATACTGAGGTTCGCAGGAAAGATATTGAAAAAGTTCCCCAGCTCCAAATTCTTTCTGAGTCAGAGGAGGCAGGCATTTATCTACTGAAAACAGCTGGAGGAAGACAGGTTTTTGTAACGGGCCATCCAGAGTATGATCCTCTAACATTAAAAGCCGAATACGACAGAGACAGAGCAAGGGGACTTGATGTGGAAATACCAAAAAACTATTACCCTGAAGACGATCCCAGTAAGCCTCCAATTGTAAGCTGGAGGGGACATGCCAATTTACTTTTTTCAAATTGGTTGAATTATT is a genomic window of Bacillota bacterium LX-D containing:
- a CDS encoding L-serine ammonia-lyase, iron-sulfur-dependent, subunit alpha, whose translation is MINYYPDFFNDVFGPIMQPGSSSHTAAPCRLGLLARALLGENPIAAEFIMDKDGSFAGTFGVMDEDKGMLAGILGIWPEDERISSVYELARKNGICYRFIFDSMKESDHLNAIKIVLKGESGKTAQLVGESTGGGMIRVRKVNGFDIHLIGDTYVMLIFAELTHLEEKLLANSLEGYIEAQILRCEDSTLYCIKTSCLPDSSKIKNAFPDIPIEILPPVLPVVMHKDRKPQLFKSMEEWRSRAIACGNSMSAAAMQYEVNSSLWSKEQVGTYMHKIKEVLYRQITAAYEENSAPRNPFYRYDGEMWDEYQHKNRILSGNLMGEVVKRAIGVISKTRGVPMVPGPMGTGGGYLFSAVYSVKEAYGFSDDDLIRGLFVAAGIGAIAYTHTNPTGEVVGCAGECGVCCAMASAAIVEMAGGNGEDIENAASLALQAFFGLPCDPVIGGYEAPCFSRAISAASMSVIFADLALAGSKAVIPYDELLVALDNLGKSMSSELLCTSKGGACTTPTAKSCELKFREWFDNRNKILT
- a CDS encoding ABC transporter permease subunit — translated: MKKSFNFNILLPLLALVTTLLISKLIPDSAVGYGSIMWTPLLAGATLIFSLLIIFSLKFSRLYKVLEHKSPLLAVAILFLTLWEFLTAKTAILPLPYFPAPGQVIDVLVTDWKLLSTSAYYSLKMLLTGYVLGALAGLITGILIGWSKKCNYWLAPLQKIIGPIPATAWIPIAMTLFPTSFTASVFILALAVWFPVTVMTSSGIANVNKSYFEMAQTLGADKTYLIFRVALPAALPNIFIGLFMGLGMSFVTLIVAEMLGVKAGLGWYINWAQGWAEYKKVYASLVVMALIFSTIITLLFKIRDRVLIWQKGLIKW
- a CDS encoding ABC transporter ATP-binding protein, whose translation is MVNGVGMITLNELSREFTDQSKNKILALDKVSIEINPGEFLSIVGPSGCGKSTMLRIIGGLDKPTNGSVLLDGIPVQGPSYERGMVFQDPTLFPWLNVHDNIAAGLVARKVYKAKKDDVAEYIELVGLKGFEKAYPHHLSGGMEQRAAIARSLVNHPKVLLLDEPLGALDAFTRMYMQDELLRIWQERQNTMILVTHDIDEAVYLSDKILIMSPRPGRVSNIINVNLPHKRKRNSPDFLNLRNKILEMLHFVKEDEPLSYYL
- a CDS encoding ABC transporter substrate-binding protein, which translates into the protein MKKNNIMIVALLLVLTLVLSACGSKATENGIKQTEGTNSGQQRQNQELVKVTLGTYNGTCEAPLYVGVENGIFKKYGLDVTLVNINAETLKEGLASGKIDGAQISPGLFKAIEQGMDIKLTNGIHTGCIQGVVAKNSPIQGVKDLKGKKVGIDSIGGVPMVLLSIDLGKAGIDPKKDVDWRVYPQVQLQQALEKGEIDAFVAWDPYGALAISGGKARKIFGNTNKQPGVKDNYCCYTGVSGKLAKEKPEVAKKITAAWAEATQWVQEHPQEAAKIAVDKKYVSSGSEVENSKLLGDYEFLANKAKAKIDFENTLNAMKTQGILDPGTNIKKLVQDTFLD
- the metA gene encoding homoserine O-succinyltransferase is translated as MPIRIPDNLPAAEILTRENIFVMTEGRAMHQDIRPLKIAILNLMPTKIITETQLLRLIGNTPIQVDVELLHPKTHVSKNTPEEHLTNFYKTFDEVKDDKFDGLIITGAPVEQLEFDEVSYWKEIQKIMEWSTRNVYSTFHTCWAAQAGLYYHYGIKKYPLQKKMFGIFSHKVNKPNAMLVRGFDDVFAAPHSRHTEVRRKDIEKVPQLQILSESEEAGIYLLKTAGGRQVFVTGHPEYDPLTLKAEYDRDRARGLDVEIPKNYYPEDDPSKPPIVSWRGHANLLFSNWLNYYVYQETPFDLNNLK